The Couchioplanes caeruleus nucleotide sequence CATGCCGGTCTTCGAGACCTCGACAGTCCCCTGGAAGTCGCGCTTCTCCTTGCACTTCACGCAATAGCCGTTGTACGTGTTGTCGGCCACGGTTCCTCCTCGTCATGTTGTCGGCCGGGTCGGCCCGATGGCCCGGGCGCGGCCAGGTCCTCAGAACCTGGACCTCCCGGGGTCCCTGCTCGCGGCGACAGGCCGCGATCTGTGTTCGGCGCTGGACCGCTCCGCGACCACGTGGATGTGGCCACCCGTTCGGGGCGGTCACTACCCAGCTCCGGCCATTTCCATGTCAGCGCGGCGCCGGCGGTGTCGTCGACGTCGTGAGTCTGCCGGTCAGGATGCTGCTTTTCCGGAACATTCAGGCAGACACGCCGACGAAGCGCCCAGAAAACCCAAAACCGGACTTGAAAGACGATCTCCGGTACCGAAGGGCGACGGCCGGGGCGGCGGGGGGTGGAGGAGGTCGGCGTCGCGCGGCGGAGGCAGAAGGGGGTGGGCCCCGGGCAGGAGCCGTGGGAAGGCGGCGCCGGGCCGGAGGCATGCGGAAAGCGGACGGAAGCGGTGGCGCCGACTCGCGTGGCCTTTTCCGGCGGCGTTGAGGTTTAGGGGCGCCCGGGGTGGTGACGTTGGGGGCGTATAGCGTGGCCCCTGTTCCCGCTGCATGTTGCAGCTTTGGAAAATATTTTCGGATTTTCTGGGGCGAAGCTCACATTTTGGGTGCGTGTCGTTTGCCGTACCCTTGCGGCCACCTGGCCCTTACGGATTAACGTCGCAATGTGAACCCTAGTCTGGGCTGCGCAGGCCGGTAATGGCCAGGACGCGCAAGCCTGTCGTCGAAGTGCGGCGCAGCCAGCGCCGTCGTCGCACGGTGTCCGCGTACCGCGAGGGCGAGCGCGTCGTCGTCCTGATTCCCGACCGGTTCTCCCGCGCCGAGGAGACCGAGTGGGTCGCGCGGATGCTGGAGCGGCTGGCCGCCCGTGAGGAGCGCGTCCAGCGTACGGACGGGGAGTTGCTCGCGCGGGCGCAGCGGCTCACGGCTCGATATCTGTCCGACCATGCGAGGCATGTGATCCCGGCCAGCGTGCGATGGGTCACCAACCAGAACGGCCGCTGGGGCTCCTGTACGCCGGACGACGGCACGATCCGCATCTCCCACCGCATCCGGGAGATGCCGGACTGGGTCATCGACTACGTGCTGCTGCACGAGCTCGCGCACCTGGTCGTGCCCAGCCACAACGCCACCTTCTGGGAGCTGGTGAACCGCTACCCGAAGGCGGAACGGGCGCGCGGCTACCTGGAGGGCATCTCCGCCGCCACCGGCCTCGTCCTCGCCGACGACTAGCCCGCGCGGCGCGAGGAGGCGGCAGGCCCGCGCGGCGCGCGAGGAGGCGGCAGGCCCGCGGGGCGGGAGAAGGCGGCGGGCGTGAGCGGGGCAGAAGGCGGTAGACCCAGCGCGGCGGGGGAAGGCGGCAGGCTCGGGCGGCGAGCAGAGACGGCAGGCCGAGGCGGCGCGGGACGGCGGCTAGTCTGCGGGCGTGACCAGACGTGTCGTGGTGGCTCTGCTCAACCCCGTGACCTGGAGTCCTCCCGGTGTCGAGCTGGGCCGGTGGCGCGCGGCGCTGGCCGAGGACGTCGTCGACCTCCTCGCCCGGCTGGCGCAGGCCGACCCCGCAATCGCGGCCGTTTCCGGGGACCTGGAGCTCGCGCGGGAGATTGCCTGGCCGGGGATGCCGATCTACGAGGTGCCGACCGCGACGGTGCTGCCGGTGCTGCGGCGCGCGGCCGATGACGGGTACGAGCAGGGCGCCGTGCTCGCCGCTGATGCTGCCGACGTGCCGGGGATGATTCTCGGGAAGTTGCTGCGGCCGTTGAGCAGCAAGCCGGTGGCTGTGGCGCCGGCCGGGCCGGGAGGCGGGGTGCTGGGGGTCGCCGCGAACCTGCCCGTGCCGGAATGGGTGGCGGACACCGATCTGGACGACGCCACGCCGATGACGCTGCGCCGGGCGGCTCCGCAGCCGAGCCTGGTCGAGTCGACGCCCGAGTGGCGGCGGCTGCGTGGGCCGGCGGATATCGCCACGCTCGACATGGGCTTGGAGGGCTGGGAGAACACCCGGATGCTTCTCGGGGGTTGATGTTTCCCACGCACGCAGAATGAAGGGGCCAGGGCCAGCGAATGCTGGGCCCCGGCCCCGGCCTCGACGGGAGTTGCGGTCAGCACCACCCACCGAGATACGACATCAGGACGTTGATCCTGGTTCTTTGCCTTCGTCGGAATCGCCGAGGTTGTCGAGCTCGGAGATGTCCCAGTCGAGCTGGCTGGCGGCGAACTTCTGCGGGTCGGCGAAGTCCTCGTCGGTCGGCAGCAGGTCCGGGTGGTCCCACAGCGCGTCGCGGCCCTGCACACCGCGGGCCTCGGTGACCGCCGCCCACAGCGCGCCCGCCTCGCGGAGGCGGCGCGGGCGCAGCTCGAGACCGACGAGGGCCGCGAAGGTCTGCTCGGCCGGGCCGCCGGCCGCGCGGCGGCGCCGGAACGCCTCGCTGAGCGCGGCGACGGACGGCAGCCGGTCGCCGGCCGCCGAGTCGACGACGTGGCCGACCCAGCCCTCGATGAGCGCGAGCGCCGTCTCGAGGCGGGCGAGGCTGGCCTTCTGCTGCGGCGTGTCCTCCGGCGTGAAAATGCCCTCGAGCGCCATGGCCTGCATCGATTCCGGGTCGGTGGGATCGACGCGGCTCATCGCCTCCTCGATCGCCTCCCGGTTGACCGTGATGCCGTTCGCATACGTCTCCACCGCGCTGAGCACGTGCGCGCGCAGCCACGGCACGTGCTGGAACAGTCGCTGGTGGGCCGCCTCGCGCAGCGCCACGTAGAGCCGGACCTGGTCCTCGGGGATCTCGAGGCCGTCGCCGTACGTCTTGATGTTGGCCGGGATGAGCGCGGCGGTGCCGGCCGGGCCGAGCGGCAGGCCGATGTCGCCGGCCGACAGCACCTCCGCGGCGAGCTGGCCCAGGGCTTGGCCGAGCTGGCCGCCGAACAGCGCGCCGCCGAGCGTGGCGACCATCGACTGCATCGGCCCGAGCTGGGCGCGCGCCTCTTCGGGCACGAGGTCGCCCATGGCGCCGACCATGCGGCCGGCGATCGGGTCGCACAGCTTCTTCCACACGTCGAGGGTGTTGTACACCCACTCGTTCCTGTTCCAGGCGGTCGCGTCGCGGATGCCCGAGGGCAGCGCCGACGCCGGGTCGAGCCACAGGTCGGCGAGGCGCAGGGCCTCGGAGACGGCATTGTGCTCGTACATGTTCACCGACGGGTCACCGGTCGCGCTCAGCTGGCTGGCGGCCACCTGGCGCGCCAGATCCCAGTTGACCGGGCCACTTCCGGGCGCGGCGAACATCTGCTGCAGCTGATTCATGAACTGCTGCATCTGCTGCGGGTCGGAGGGATCGGGCGGCTGGGCGCCCGGCAGGCTGAAGCCGAACGGGATATCAGGCACGTCCCCAACCGTACGCGCGTCAAGGCGCTTCGGGACCAATGCCGGTGTCAGCTCAGAGAGAACTCAGGGTCGGTTGGTACGGTCACGCGCATGAGACGTCGCGGTGTCACGGTCATCCTCGGCGCCCTGATCACCGCACTGCTGGCAGTCGGAGTCATGGCCTTTCCCCTGCCGTACGTGGTGCTCAAGCCCGGTCCGACCGTGAACACCCTCGGATCGGACAACGGCAAAGAGGTCATCCAGGTGACGAAGGCCCAGACCTCGACCAGTAAGGGTCAGCTCCGGCTGACCACCGTAGGGGTGCAACCCAGCGTGGAGCTGGTCTGGGCCATCCGGGGCTGGTTCAGCGACGAGCAGGCCGTCGTGCCGCGTGACCTGATCTACCCGCCGGACCGCAGCGAGCAGCAGGTCGAGCAGCAGAACGCCGAGGAGTTCAAGTCCTCGCAGTCCAGCGCCGAGACGGTCGCGCTGCGCAAGCTCGGCTATCCGGTGCAGACGTACGTGACGCAGGTGACACAGGACGGGCCGTCGGCGGGGCGGCTGGAGAAGGACGATGTCATCACCTCGGTCGACG carries:
- a CDS encoding DUF5679 domain-containing protein; protein product: MADNTYNGYCVKCKEKRDFQGTVEVSKTGMNMAKGKCPVCGTTVNRILGKAKA
- a CDS encoding zinc-dependent metalloprotease, translated to MPDIPFGFSLPGAQPPDPSDPQQMQQFMNQLQQMFAAPGSGPVNWDLARQVAASQLSATGDPSVNMYEHNAVSEALRLADLWLDPASALPSGIRDATAWNRNEWVYNTLDVWKKLCDPIAGRMVGAMGDLVPEEARAQLGPMQSMVATLGGALFGGQLGQALGQLAAEVLSAGDIGLPLGPAGTAALIPANIKTYGDGLEIPEDQVRLYVALREAAHQRLFQHVPWLRAHVLSAVETYANGITVNREAIEEAMSRVDPTDPESMQAMALEGIFTPEDTPQQKASLARLETALALIEGWVGHVVDSAAGDRLPSVAALSEAFRRRRAAGGPAEQTFAALVGLELRPRRLREAGALWAAVTEARGVQGRDALWDHPDLLPTDEDFADPQKFAASQLDWDISELDNLGDSDEGKEPGSTS
- a CDS encoding M48 metallopeptidase family protein; its protein translation is MARTRKPVVEVRRSQRRRRTVSAYREGERVVVLIPDRFSRAEETEWVARMLERLAAREERVQRTDGELLARAQRLTARYLSDHARHVIPASVRWVTNQNGRWGSCTPDDGTIRISHRIREMPDWVIDYVLLHELAHLVVPSHNATFWELVNRYPKAERARGYLEGISAATGLVLADD